A window of the Pungitius pungitius chromosome 3, fPunPun2.1, whole genome shotgun sequence genome harbors these coding sequences:
- the arl13b gene encoding ADP-ribosylation factor-like protein 13B isoform X2, with translation MFSLMANCCNWLKRWREPARKVTLVMVGLDNAGKTATVRGIQGDNPQDVAPTVGFSKVDLKQGKFEVTIFDLGGGKRIRGIWKNYYSESHGVVFVVDSSDVQRIQETRETMAEVLQHPRIAGKPVLVLANKQDQEGALAEADIIENLSLEKLVNENKCLCQIEPCSAVLGYGKKVDKSIKKGLKWLLNNIAKDYEAITERVQKDTAEQHAQEDQDRKERKKRVQQIREEREREEREEAEREGRQMVQEEPDDENVPSPFQPISSVISEKDEKERRRQAELQEARASSPKTGPDREEEEEEDGDESESVRSAKTGEQDKKKTPPRKLHLKRKHRVDPLRTEDGPAESPTPPPPPVGWGTPKVSRLPKLEALADSRRSASSV, from the exons ATGTTTAGCCTGATGGCGAACTGCTGCAACTGGCTGAAACGCTGGCGAGAGCCCGCAAG GAAGGTGACTCTGGTTATGGTCGGGCTGGATAACGCAGGGAAGACGGCCACGGTTCGAGGAATCCAAGGAG ATAATCCACAGGACGTGGCTCCTACTGTGGGGTTTTCCAAAGTGGACCTGAAGCAGGGCAAGTTCGAGGTGACAATCTTTGACCTGGGCGGCGGGAAGAGAATCCGGGGCATCTGGAAGAACTACTACTCCGAGTCGCACGGCGTGGTCTTTGTGGTGGACTCCAGCGACGTCCAGAGGATCCAGGAGACACGTGAGACCATGGCTGAGGTCCTGCAGCACCCGCGCATCGCAGGGAAGCCTGTGCTCGT GCTTGCCAACAAACAAGACCAAGAGGGAGCGCTGGCGGAAGCAGACATCATTGAGAACCTGTCGTTGGAGAAGCTCGTTAACGAGAACAAGTGTCTCTGTCAGATC GAGCCGTGCTCTGCCGTGCTAGGCTACGGCAAGAAGGTCGACAAGTCCATCAAGAAGGGCCTGAAGTGGCTCCTCAACAACATCGCCAAAGACTACGAGGCCATTACTGAGCGCGTGCAGAAGGACACGGCCGAGCAGCACGCCCAGGAGGACCAGGAccggaaggagaggaagaaacgAGTGCAGCAGATACGAGAGGAGAG AGAACGAGAGGAGCGGGAAGAGGCGGAGCGGGAGGGCAGGCAGATGGTCCAAGAGGAGCCCGACGATGAAAACGTACCCAGCCCCTTCCAACCAATCAGCAGCGTGAtctctgag AAGGATGAGAAGGAGCGAAGGAGGCAAgcggagctgcaggaggcccgGGCCAGCAGCCCGAAGACGGGCCCTGatcgggaggaagaggaggaagaggacggtgACGAGTCGGAAAGCGTCAGATCAG CCAAAACAGGCGAGCAAGACAAGAAGAAGACGCCGCCGCGCAAGCTGCACCTGAAGCGGAAGCACCGGGTGGACCCGCTGAGGACGGAGGACGGGCCGGCGGagagccccacccccccacctccccccg TGGGATGGGGCACTCCCAAAGTTTCTAGGCTGCCGAAACTAGAAGCACTCGCGGACTCCAGACGTTCTG CGAGCAGCGTGTAG
- the arl13b gene encoding ADP-ribosylation factor-like protein 13B isoform X1, with translation MFSLMANCCNWLKRWREPARKVTLVMVGLDNAGKTATVRGIQGDNPQDVAPTVGFSKVDLKQGKFEVTIFDLGGGKRIRGIWKNYYSESHGVVFVVDSSDVQRIQETRETMAEVLQHPRIAGKPVLVLANKQDQEGALAEADIIENLSLEKLVNENKCLCQIEPCSAVLGYGKKVDKSIKKGLKWLLNNIAKDYEAITERVQKDTAEQHAQEDQDRKERKKRVQQIREEREREEREEAEREGRQMVQEEPDDENVPSPFQPISSVISEKDEKERRRQAELQEARASSPKTGPDREEEEEEDGDESESVRSAKTGEQDKKKTPPRKLHLKRKHRVDPLRTEDGPAESPTPPPPPVGWGTPKVSRLPKLEALADSRRSDFFKPLPPLANRRPNGDAADVIF, from the exons ATGTTTAGCCTGATGGCGAACTGCTGCAACTGGCTGAAACGCTGGCGAGAGCCCGCAAG GAAGGTGACTCTGGTTATGGTCGGGCTGGATAACGCAGGGAAGACGGCCACGGTTCGAGGAATCCAAGGAG ATAATCCACAGGACGTGGCTCCTACTGTGGGGTTTTCCAAAGTGGACCTGAAGCAGGGCAAGTTCGAGGTGACAATCTTTGACCTGGGCGGCGGGAAGAGAATCCGGGGCATCTGGAAGAACTACTACTCCGAGTCGCACGGCGTGGTCTTTGTGGTGGACTCCAGCGACGTCCAGAGGATCCAGGAGACACGTGAGACCATGGCTGAGGTCCTGCAGCACCCGCGCATCGCAGGGAAGCCTGTGCTCGT GCTTGCCAACAAACAAGACCAAGAGGGAGCGCTGGCGGAAGCAGACATCATTGAGAACCTGTCGTTGGAGAAGCTCGTTAACGAGAACAAGTGTCTCTGTCAGATC GAGCCGTGCTCTGCCGTGCTAGGCTACGGCAAGAAGGTCGACAAGTCCATCAAGAAGGGCCTGAAGTGGCTCCTCAACAACATCGCCAAAGACTACGAGGCCATTACTGAGCGCGTGCAGAAGGACACGGCCGAGCAGCACGCCCAGGAGGACCAGGAccggaaggagaggaagaaacgAGTGCAGCAGATACGAGAGGAGAG AGAACGAGAGGAGCGGGAAGAGGCGGAGCGGGAGGGCAGGCAGATGGTCCAAGAGGAGCCCGACGATGAAAACGTACCCAGCCCCTTCCAACCAATCAGCAGCGTGAtctctgag AAGGATGAGAAGGAGCGAAGGAGGCAAgcggagctgcaggaggcccgGGCCAGCAGCCCGAAGACGGGCCCTGatcgggaggaagaggaggaagaggacggtgACGAGTCGGAAAGCGTCAGATCAG CCAAAACAGGCGAGCAAGACAAGAAGAAGACGCCGCCGCGCAAGCTGCACCTGAAGCGGAAGCACCGGGTGGACCCGCTGAGGACGGAGGACGGGCCGGCGGagagccccacccccccacctccccccg TGGGATGGGGCACTCCCAAAGTTTCTAGGCTGCCGAAACTAGAAGCACTCGCGGACTCCAGACGTTCTG ATTTTTTCAAGCCCCTCCCGCCTCTTGCGAACAGGCGGCCTAACGGCGACGCTGCCGACGTCATTTTTTAA
- the LOC119221060 gene encoding gamma-glutamylaminecyclotransferase C-like, which produces MLSNPRAILFILIWCLPSSMLMTRVFVYGTLKKGQPNYHRLFESANGKAQFLASARTSQKYPLVIASEHNVPFLLNIPGQGHRVHGEIYEVDDKMLQFLDDFESVPTMYQRTLVTLEVKEWVGATEGEDGPAAGSVTEAFLYSTSTYQPGWLSLPHHESYDSNGDHQLQYVTRQERGGGRSPE; this is translated from the exons ATGTTATCCAACCCAAGAGCCATCCTCTTCATCCTAATCTG GTGCCTACCCTCCAGCATGCTCATGACCCGCGTCTTCGTCTACGGCACCCTGAAGAAGGGGCAGCCCAACTACCACCGTTTGTTCGAGAGCGCCAACGGGAAGGCGCAGTTCCTGGCCTCGGCCCGCACCAGCCAGAAATACCCGCTGGTGATCGCCAGCGAGCACAACGTCCCCTTCCTCCTCAACATCCCGGGTCAGGGCCACCGAGTCCACGGCGAGATCTACGAGGTGGACGACAAGATGCTTCAATTCCTGGACGACTTTGAAAGTGTTCCCACCATGTACCAGCGTACTCTGGTCACACTGGAGGTGAAGGAGTGGGTGGGGGCGACGGAGGGGGAGGACGGGCCGGCAGCGGGCAGCGTCACCGAGGCCTTCCTGTACAGCACGAGCACGTACCAGCCAGGCTGGCTCTCGCTGCCGCACCACGAGAGCTACGACTCCAATGGAGACCACCAGCTGCAGTACGTGACCAGACAAGAGCGAGGCGGAGGCCGCTCGCCGGAATAA